The Fluviicola sp. genome contains a region encoding:
- a CDS encoding polysaccharide biosynthesis/export family protein, with protein MRNKGVLFFFLTALFLVQSCGINSNLMFRTPKGVKEVKDSIPLKPAAEYKISRDDKFTFMLYTNEGERIVNEMAGMNKDAVAKTEIEYVVRPDGRADLPILGSTPVAGLTVKECEDTLAKLFEQKNGYNKPFVQVKLTNQRVIVFPGNGSAAKVVPLQNNNTTLMEAIALAGGIAERGKASKIKIMRVVNNVRTMYVVDLSKIENLQYADMIIQANDYIYIEPKEQVGQETIKVVAPIVSLITSGLVIITVFSTLK; from the coding sequence ATGCGAAATAAAGGGGTATTATTTTTCTTCCTGACCGCTTTGTTCCTGGTGCAATCCTGCGGGATCAACAGCAACCTCATGTTCCGTACTCCCAAAGGAGTGAAGGAAGTAAAAGACAGCATTCCGTTAAAACCGGCTGCGGAATACAAAATTTCCCGTGATGATAAATTCACGTTCATGCTTTATACCAATGAAGGAGAACGGATTGTGAACGAAATGGCCGGAATGAACAAGGATGCCGTTGCAAAAACAGAGATTGAATATGTGGTAAGGCCCGACGGAAGAGCAGACCTGCCTATTCTGGGATCAACACCGGTTGCCGGATTGACCGTCAAGGAATGCGAAGACACACTTGCCAAACTGTTCGAACAGAAAAACGGGTACAACAAACCTTTCGTACAGGTAAAACTCACCAATCAGCGGGTGATCGTATTTCCCGGAAACGGAAGTGCTGCGAAAGTTGTCCCGCTCCAAAATAACAATACCACGCTTATGGAAGCCATCGCCCTGGCAGGTGGGATCGCCGAACGCGGAAAGGCCAGCAAGATCAAAATCATGCGAGTGGTAAACAATGTTCGCACCATGTACGTTGTCGACCTGTCGAAAATAGAAAACCTGCAGTACGCCGATATGATTATCCAGGCCAATGATTATATTTATATTGAGCCGAAAGAGCAAGTGGGACAGGAAACGATCAAAGTGGTAGCACCGATTGTTTCGTTAATTACCAGCGGACTTGTCATCATTACCGTATTCTCAACACTGAAATAA
- a CDS encoding glycosyltransferase, protein MPKVLRIINRFNIGGPTYNAAFLTKFISEDYETLLVGGLPEKDESDSLHILEDYGVKPLLIPEMKRIPNLKSDREAYRKIKQIIEEFQPDIVHTHAAKAGALGRRAAKAAGVPVIVHTFHGHVFHSYFGKAKTWLYKLIERRLAKLSTGIIAISPLQKEELSSIHGICKADKIKVIPLGFDLLKFRENLAEKRMETRRKWKLNEDEVAVAIVGRLAPIKNHQLFLDVIEILAEKGVKARYFIVGDGQEKTTIEQRAKQLETNYGLRIELTSWIKDIATFNAGMDIICLSSDNEGTPVSLIEAQASGVPVISTDVGGVKDILDEGNTGFVVPKKDAAAFAGKLRLLIENKEIRTKMSQNGWNFVRDKFHYTTLVKNMENYYAELIEKTRKNAK, encoded by the coding sequence ATGCCAAAAGTGCTGCGAATCATTAATCGATTCAATATTGGTGGACCAACTTACAACGCTGCTTTCTTGACGAAATTCATTTCTGAGGACTATGAAACCTTATTGGTAGGCGGTCTGCCGGAGAAAGACGAATCGGATTCCCTGCATATTTTGGAAGATTATGGTGTAAAGCCCCTGTTAATTCCGGAAATGAAGCGCATTCCGAATTTAAAATCAGACCGGGAAGCGTATCGGAAAATCAAACAGATCATCGAAGAATTCCAGCCGGACATTGTGCATACACATGCTGCAAAAGCAGGAGCACTGGGCAGAAGGGCAGCAAAAGCAGCCGGCGTTCCGGTAATCGTGCATACTTTTCACGGACATGTTTTCCATTCTTACTTCGGGAAGGCAAAAACCTGGCTGTATAAACTCATCGAACGCAGGCTTGCGAAACTTTCCACCGGGATTATTGCCATCAGTCCACTTCAAAAAGAAGAACTGAGCAGCATTCACGGGATTTGCAAAGCGGATAAGATCAAAGTTATCCCGCTTGGGTTCGACCTGCTGAAGTTCCGGGAAAACCTGGCTGAAAAACGAATGGAAACGCGCCGGAAATGGAAACTGAACGAAGATGAAGTCGCCGTGGCGATTGTAGGGAGACTGGCACCGATCAAAAACCATCAGTTATTCCTGGATGTGATTGAAATATTAGCTGAAAAGGGCGTGAAAGCGCGTTATTTTATTGTAGGCGACGGTCAGGAAAAAACAACCATTGAACAACGGGCAAAGCAACTGGAAACCAACTATGGTTTACGGATTGAATTAACGAGTTGGATAAAAGACATTGCCACATTCAATGCCGGAATGGATATTATCTGCCTGAGTTCGGATAATGAAGGCACACCTGTGAGCTTAATTGAGGCCCAGGCAAGCGGAGTTCCGGTCATATCAACGGATGTGGGCGGAGTAAAAGACATCCTGGATGAAGGAAATACCGGCTTTGTTGTTCCCAAAAAAGATGCCGCAGCATTTGCCGGAAAACTCCGCTTATTGATCGAAAACAAAGAAATTCGCACGAAAATGTCACAAAATGGCTGGAACTTCGTAAGAGATAAATTCCATTATACTACTTTGGTAAAAAACATGGAGAATTATTATGCTGAACTCATTGAAAAGACTCGTAAAAATGCGAAATAA
- the dacB gene encoding D-alanyl-D-alanine carboxypeptidase/D-alanyl-D-alanine-endopeptidase, with translation MIHFKLISRIVSVGFSVLFAGSFSFSQQSIQAAIDAFSSNAYFANASISFEAMDCATGQVLAAKNPSLALPPASTTKLFSTATAFQLLGKNYAPQTRIYLDGELTKDGVLNGNLWIRGGGDVALGSRYYNGDGRESEFMEKWVDTLVKLGIKKINGAVVADASEFGYEGAPDGWNWGDMGNYYGAGASGLPIYDNMLRYHFQVGAKSGTKTTFLGTTPSVEGLKYVNYIQTGGSGDNSYIYGAPYSMDRFGTGTLGAGLGRFTVKGSLPDPELTFSQEFTRVLKAKGVEVKETALSARNLTIVSASTRYAAMKLFFTYKGKTLNSIAWWTNMKSVNLFAEEVLCWIGYGTSGNGSVDNSISRMMNYWSGKINTIGLYITDGSGLSRSNAISANHFCEMLKYMSTAKEFDAFYATLPVAGVSGTLSSVCKNQPAEGKIHAKSGTMKRIKAYSGYAETKSGKKICFSLIINNFNCSSEYTVEQMEKVFNAIVLSE, from the coding sequence ATGATTCATTTCAAGTTGATATCACGCATTGTTTCTGTCGGATTTAGTGTTCTTTTTGCGGGGAGTTTCAGTTTTTCCCAACAATCTATCCAGGCGGCAATCGATGCTTTTTCTTCCAACGCTTATTTCGCGAATGCATCCATCAGTTTTGAGGCGATGGATTGTGCTACGGGGCAGGTGCTGGCAGCTAAAAATCCTTCACTGGCTTTACCTCCGGCTTCTACCACCAAGTTGTTTTCAACAGCAACCGCATTTCAGTTATTGGGAAAAAACTATGCACCGCAAACACGTATTTACCTGGATGGTGAACTGACAAAAGATGGAGTGCTCAACGGGAATTTATGGATCAGGGGCGGAGGAGACGTTGCACTTGGAAGTCGCTATTACAATGGCGATGGAAGAGAATCCGAATTCATGGAAAAATGGGTGGACACGCTTGTGAAACTGGGAATCAAAAAAATCAACGGTGCTGTGGTGGCAGATGCTTCCGAATTTGGCTATGAAGGTGCTCCAGACGGCTGGAATTGGGGTGATATGGGGAATTATTACGGAGCTGGGGCTTCCGGGCTTCCGATCTACGACAACATGTTGCGTTACCATTTCCAGGTAGGGGCCAAAAGCGGTACGAAAACCACTTTTTTAGGAACAACTCCGTCCGTTGAAGGATTGAAATATGTGAATTACATCCAGACAGGCGGTTCGGGAGATAACTCTTACATCTACGGAGCTCCGTATTCCATGGACCGCTTCGGAACAGGGACTTTGGGCGCAGGTTTGGGAAGATTTACCGTGAAAGGAAGTTTGCCCGACCCGGAATTGACTTTTTCCCAGGAATTTACACGCGTTTTGAAAGCAAAAGGAGTGGAAGTAAAGGAAACGGCTCTTTCAGCACGGAATTTAACCATCGTTTCGGCAAGTACGCGCTATGCTGCTATGAAACTGTTCTTTACCTACAAGGGAAAAACCCTGAATTCCATTGCCTGGTGGACAAATATGAAATCCGTGAACCTTTTTGCGGAGGAAGTGTTGTGCTGGATCGGTTACGGAACTTCCGGAAACGGCTCGGTAGACAACAGCATTTCCAGGATGATGAACTATTGGTCGGGAAAGATCAATACCATCGGGTTGTATATCACAGACGGTTCCGGTTTGTCACGCAGTAATGCCATTTCGGCCAACCATTTCTGTGAAATGCTGAAATACATGTCGACCGCCAAAGAATTCGATGCATTTTATGCCACTTTACCGGTTGCAGGAGTTTCCGGAACACTTTCTTCCGTTTGCAAGAATCAGCCTGCAGAAGGGAAAATACATGCAAAAAGCGGAACCATGAAGCGCATCAAAGCGTATTCGGGATATGCGGAAACC